Proteins from one Amycolatopsis benzoatilytica AK 16/65 genomic window:
- a CDS encoding ZIP family metal transporter, which yields MSSAQIALLGGIAGLTIFLGLPLGRLRTPLPRVKALLNATATGILVFLLWDVLAHAWEPIDHALSGHQVGSAAGNGAVLIVALGAGLLGLAYVDAAAARRAASARAAGPGAASAGELATATMRGPAGRLALTIATGIGLHNFAEGLAIGNSAAGGELSLALLLVIGFGLHNATEGFGIVAPLTGHRPSWGYLALLGLIGGGPTFLGAVVGQSFVNDTLSIAFLGLAAGSILYVVVELLAVARKSGMKIITNWGLLLGLVLGFVTDAIVTAAGA from the coding sequence ATGTCTTCCGCTCAGATCGCGCTCCTCGGCGGCATCGCCGGGCTCACCATCTTCCTCGGCCTGCCGCTCGGACGGCTCCGCACGCCGCTGCCCCGGGTCAAGGCACTGCTCAACGCGACCGCGACCGGAATCCTCGTCTTCCTGCTGTGGGACGTGCTCGCGCACGCGTGGGAGCCGATCGATCACGCACTGTCCGGCCATCAGGTCGGCTCGGCCGCGGGCAACGGCGCGGTGCTGATCGTCGCGCTGGGAGCCGGCCTGCTCGGGCTGGCCTACGTGGACGCCGCGGCCGCCCGGCGCGCGGCGTCCGCACGGGCGGCCGGTCCTGGCGCGGCTTCGGCCGGCGAGCTGGCCACCGCGACGATGCGCGGTCCGGCCGGCCGGCTGGCGCTGACCATCGCGACCGGGATCGGGCTGCACAACTTCGCCGAGGGTCTCGCGATCGGCAACTCGGCCGCGGGCGGGGAGCTCAGCCTCGCGCTGCTGCTGGTGATCGGATTCGGGCTGCACAACGCGACCGAGGGCTTCGGCATCGTCGCGCCGCTCACCGGACACCGGCCGTCCTGGGGCTACCTGGCCCTGCTGGGACTGATCGGCGGCGGGCCCACGTTCCTGGGCGCCGTGGTCGGGCAGAGCTTCGTCAACGACACCCTTTCGATCGCTTTCCTGGGCCTGGCCGCCGGTTCGATCCTGTACGTCGTGGTCGAACTGCTCGCGGTGGCACGGAAATCCGGGATGAAGATCATCACCAACTGGGGCCTGCTGCTCGGCCTGGTCCTCGGCTTCGTCACCGACGCGATCGTGACCGCCGCCGGGGCGTGA
- a CDS encoding universal stress protein: MEHLVEEYGPSWEPGPYERGTDGPRVVLVGADTSPTGLRATAYAGGLARRQRARLVVVYVAAPTVWTGLAAAAVVDVQQQTFEEEIEQLRAELQDRAADLQVPVKFLVRRGETFPELRQAALDENADMVVVGASEQGGHRLVGSVGNRLVRAATWPVVVVP; the protein is encoded by the coding sequence GTGGAGCATCTGGTCGAGGAATACGGCCCCAGCTGGGAGCCAGGCCCGTACGAGCGCGGCACCGACGGGCCGCGGGTAGTCCTGGTCGGCGCGGACACCTCGCCGACCGGGCTGCGGGCGACGGCGTATGCGGGCGGGCTCGCCCGGCGCCAGCGTGCGCGGCTGGTCGTGGTGTACGTGGCGGCGCCGACGGTGTGGACCGGGTTGGCCGCCGCCGCAGTCGTCGATGTGCAGCAGCAGACCTTCGAAGAGGAGATCGAACAGTTGCGCGCCGAGCTCCAGGACCGGGCGGCCGACCTGCAGGTGCCGGTGAAGTTCCTGGTCCGCCGCGGCGAGACGTTCCCCGAGCTGCGCCAGGCGGCGCTGGACGAGAACGCGGACATGGTCGTGGTCGGCGCGTCCGAGCAGGGCGGGCACCGGCTGGTCGGCTCGGTCGGCAACCGGCTGGTGCGGGCCGCCACCTGGCCGGTCGTGGTCGTGCCCTGA
- a CDS encoding putative protein N(5)-glutamine methyltransferase gives MDFDDFDDIVARLRAAGCVFAEDEARLLLDQASDGLPEMVRRRVAGEPLEYVLGWAEFAGRRFVVAPGVFVPRHRTELLVRLAAGFARTRSVVLDLCCGSGALGATVAAEVPGIELYAADIEPAAVECARRNVPGKVCEGDLYSPLPASLRGRVNVLISNVPYVPTDEVALMPPEARDHEPRVALDGGPDGLDVLRRVVAEAPEWLAPGGHVLFEASERQAEAAAAEVRRAGLAAAVEQSEELGATVVVGLREH, from the coding sequence GTGGATTTCGACGACTTCGACGACATCGTCGCGCGGCTGCGCGCGGCCGGCTGCGTTTTCGCCGAGGACGAGGCGCGGCTGCTGCTGGACCAGGCGAGCGATGGTCTGCCGGAGATGGTCCGGCGGCGAGTCGCGGGGGAGCCATTGGAGTACGTGCTGGGCTGGGCGGAGTTCGCCGGCCGGCGGTTCGTCGTCGCGCCCGGGGTCTTCGTGCCCCGGCACCGCACCGAACTGCTGGTGCGGCTGGCCGCCGGCTTCGCGCGGACCCGGTCAGTGGTACTCGACTTGTGCTGCGGTTCCGGTGCGCTGGGCGCGACGGTCGCGGCGGAAGTACCCGGGATCGAGTTGTACGCCGCGGATATCGAGCCGGCCGCCGTCGAGTGCGCGCGGCGGAACGTTCCCGGCAAGGTCTGCGAGGGCGACCTCTACTCCCCGCTTCCGGCGAGCCTGCGCGGCCGGGTGAACGTGCTGATTTCTAACGTTCCGTACGTCCCGACCGACGAAGTCGCCCTGATGCCGCCCGAGGCCCGCGACCACGAACCTCGCGTCGCACTGGACGGCGGCCCGGATGGTCTCGACGTGCTGCGCCGGGTCGTCGCGGAAGCGCCGGAGTGGCTGGCGCCCGGCGGGCACGTGCTGTTCGAAGCCAGCGAACGCCAGGCCGAGGCCGCTGCGGCCGAGGTGCGCCGGGCCGGGCTCGCGGCGGCCGTGGAACAGTCGGAAGAACTCGGTGCGACTGTCGTGGTGGGACTGCGCGAACACTGA